From a single Collibacillus ludicampi genomic region:
- a CDS encoding GNAT family N-acetyltransferase — translation MFVCREAEWKDCNMILDWRNDPVTRINSLDSREISQEEHEAWFRRSLSLPDRILFIIEKDHVAIGVLRFDQIDEKRMEVSIHLAPEARNRGYGQNILKMSCELARTCRPQIQTLVAKIKKENLLSIKSFTKAGFRIENEGGNLVYMFLDM, via the coding sequence ATGTTCGTCTGTCGTGAAGCAGAGTGGAAGGATTGTAACATGATTTTGGATTGGAGGAACGATCCGGTTACACGCATCAACTCATTGGATAGTCGTGAAATTTCTCAAGAAGAACATGAAGCCTGGTTTCGCCGTAGTTTATCGCTGCCGGATCGTATACTTTTTATCATTGAAAAAGATCATGTTGCGATAGGCGTTTTACGTTTCGATCAAATTGACGAAAAACGAATGGAGGTAAGTATTCATCTGGCACCAGAAGCGAGAAACCGCGGATATGGACAAAACATCCTAAAAATGAGCTGTGAACTTGCAAGAACATGTCGCCCGCAGATACAAACACTGGTGGCAAAGATAAAAAAAGAAAACCTTCTATCCATAAAAAGCTTCACGAAGGCCGGTTTTCGGATAGAAAATGAAGGAGGAAATCTCGTGTATATGTTTCTTGACATGTAA
- the pseG gene encoding UDP-2,4-diacetamido-2,4,6-trideoxy-beta-L-altropyranose hydrolase has product MNNKSQGEKVSVYFRADASFKIGTGHVQRCIALAQALHEYGVKCQFITRQDPSELSSQLIKSLFTCNILQPHLTKEEEIFSVCQIIQNPSSTILVLDSYDIDTYDLRQLKKIGVPLVLIDDFAQLPFYDCDLIINQNLFAETLNYATNENTKVLRGPRFALLRREFYEQRQTLKRTHPFRAKRILVTMGGSDPAQGTLKVLKAIHDLDEHIKNRLEITVVLGKAFTDHVKIEAEARQLRNVALIHHSQQMSVLMANTDLSISAGGSTVYELAALGVPSLIVSIAGNQIAVGEALQHKKASVYLGRIEQVSIEEIRQKIQWLLLDRFVRKQLSRQSFKLVDARGADRVARIILEELI; this is encoded by the coding sequence CCCTTCACGAGTACGGCGTGAAATGCCAGTTTATCACCCGCCAGGATCCCAGTGAATTATCATCTCAGTTAATAAAATCATTATTTACCTGTAATATTCTCCAACCCCATCTTACAAAAGAAGAGGAAATATTTTCTGTGTGCCAAATCATCCAAAACCCTTCATCTACCATCCTCGTTTTAGACTCCTACGACATTGACACCTATGACCTGCGGCAACTAAAAAAAATCGGTGTTCCTTTGGTCCTCATTGACGATTTTGCTCAGTTACCCTTTTATGATTGTGATCTGATTATCAATCAAAATCTGTTTGCGGAAACTTTGAATTATGCGACGAATGAAAATACAAAAGTTTTACGGGGACCGCGTTTTGCTTTGTTGCGTCGTGAATTTTATGAACAGCGTCAAACACTGAAACGTACGCATCCATTTCGCGCGAAACGGATCCTTGTGACCATGGGGGGATCGGATCCGGCACAGGGAACATTGAAGGTCTTAAAGGCGATCCATGATCTAGATGAACATATAAAAAATCGATTGGAGATTACAGTTGTGTTAGGCAAAGCGTTTACAGATCATGTGAAGATAGAGGCTGAAGCGAGACAGTTGAGAAATGTCGCGTTGATTCATCACAGTCAGCAAATGTCTGTATTGATGGCCAATACGGATCTTTCCATTAGCGCTGGGGGAAGTACGGTTTATGAATTGGCCGCACTTGGGGTTCCCAGCCTGATCGTGTCGATTGCTGGCAATCAAATAGCCGTGGGGGAAGCATTACAACACAAGAAAGCTTCTGTTTACCTTGGGCGTATTGAACAGGTTTCTATTGAAGAAATACGACAGAAGATTCAGTGGTTGCTTTTAGACCGATTCGTGCGAAAACAATTGAGCCGGCAATCCTTTAAACTGGTAGATGCCCGGGGAGCGGACCGGGTAGCCCGTATAATTCTTGAGGAGTTGATCTGA
- a CDS encoding LysR family transcriptional regulator: MDIRALKTFQTVVRLGSFQRAAEDLQYAQSTVTMQIQKLESELGVQLFERGKKIRLTEAGRILNRQVTYILNDIEQLRQTMADIQSGETGNIRIGCMEPTASLRLPDILAQYCKARPKVQVTLEIGNTVTITERVYSGDLDIGICTAPDTDFGLNFEPLFVEELALLVPITHPLAKKEEMIAEDLRGERLVLTGRNCAYRRKLEHLLLEKGNSVYPIIQTSSIESIKRLVQVGCGIGIIPRVSVSSPPSGTVLKSVQDLELDVTIGILHRFDEYVSPAMESMIHALRVSLKVSQ, encoded by the coding sequence ATGGATATTCGAGCGTTAAAAACCTTCCAAACTGTTGTTAGACTGGGGAGTTTTCAACGGGCTGCCGAGGACCTCCAATATGCGCAGTCAACAGTTACGATGCAAATACAAAAGCTCGAATCTGAACTAGGGGTCCAACTGTTTGAAAGAGGTAAAAAGATACGTCTGACTGAAGCTGGACGTATCCTGAATCGGCAAGTGACATATATTCTGAACGATATTGAGCAATTGCGTCAAACCATGGCGGATATACAGTCTGGGGAAACAGGAAACATTCGCATCGGATGTATGGAACCTACGGCAAGTCTCCGTCTTCCCGACATACTTGCTCAATATTGTAAGGCACGCCCCAAAGTACAGGTGACACTAGAAATCGGCAATACAGTCACGATCACAGAACGAGTATATTCCGGGGATCTTGATATCGGGATCTGTACAGCACCCGACACAGACTTCGGACTCAATTTTGAACCGTTATTTGTCGAAGAACTTGCTTTGCTCGTACCTATTACACATCCATTGGCAAAAAAAGAGGAAATGATTGCGGAAGATTTAAGAGGAGAGCGGCTGGTGCTCACCGGGAGAAATTGTGCTTATCGAAGAAAACTCGAACATCTGTTATTGGAGAAAGGAAACAGCGTATATCCGATCATACAGACAAGTAGCATAGAATCAATAAAACGATTGGTGCAAGTAGGTTGCGGGATTGGAATCATCCCTCGCGTGTCCGTTAGTTCTCCTCCCTCGGGAACTGTTTTGAAATCGGTGCAAGATTTGGAACTGGATGTAACCATCGGAATTTTGCACCGA
- a CDS encoding N-acetylneuraminate synthase family protein: MNGIDRREKRIRIGKWLIGEEEPCFIIAEAGANHNRDLGMAKALIDVAAEAGCNAVKFQTYSANTLYSRKTPHFTYLGNQNVYELIRQCELPRAWQRELYEYAQTRSILFLSSPFDIRAIDELYEIGIEAFKIASFELVDTTLIQHAASKGKPLILSTGMANLGEIEEAIQIAVNTGNDQIILLHCNSLYPTLPENVNLRAMITMKHAFPYPVGFSDHTIGTTIPIAAVAMGAHVIEKHFTLSRNLSGPDHGPFALEPEELKMMVHQIRNVEKSFGDGIKRRSIAEEEMVQKGRRSVIAARDIPQGTKITRDMIMIKRPGTGISPKYVDLIVGREAKQHIQEDDPITWDMI, encoded by the coding sequence GTGAATGGGATTGACAGGAGAGAAAAACGGATTCGTATAGGAAAATGGCTGATCGGAGAAGAGGAACCTTGTTTCATCATCGCAGAAGCAGGGGCAAATCATAATCGGGATCTGGGAATGGCGAAGGCATTGATTGACGTGGCAGCTGAAGCTGGATGCAACGCTGTCAAATTTCAAACCTACTCAGCAAATACCCTCTATTCCCGCAAAACCCCTCATTTTACTTATCTGGGTAATCAAAATGTATATGAACTCATTCGACAATGTGAACTGCCGAGAGCGTGGCAGCGAGAACTTTATGAGTATGCACAAACACGTTCCATTCTTTTCCTATCTTCTCCTTTTGATATACGAGCAATCGATGAACTGTATGAAATAGGTATAGAGGCCTTTAAAATTGCCTCCTTTGAACTGGTGGATACGACTCTCATCCAACATGCGGCAAGCAAAGGAAAACCGTTGATTCTCTCGACGGGGATGGCCAACCTCGGGGAAATCGAAGAAGCCATTCAGATAGCCGTGAATACGGGGAATGATCAAATTATCTTGCTTCATTGTAACTCCTTGTATCCCACACTTCCAGAGAACGTGAATCTACGAGCGATGATCACGATGAAGCATGCTTTTCCCTATCCCGTTGGTTTTTCCGACCACACCATAGGTACCACCATTCCCATAGCGGCTGTTGCCATGGGTGCTCATGTTATTGAAAAACACTTTACGCTCAGCCGAAACTTATCTGGACCCGATCACGGACCCTTTGCCCTTGAACCTGAAGAATTAAAAATGATGGTTCATCAAATTCGTAATGTAGAAAAATCTTTCGGCGATGGAATCAAAAGGCGATCCATAGCGGAAGAGGAGATGGTACAAAAAGGAAGACGGAGTGTGATCGCCGCGAGAGACATTCCTCAAGGTACGAAGATTACGCGGGATATGATTATGATTAAACGACCCGGTACCGGGATTTCTCCTAAATATGTGGACCTGATTGTCGGCAGAGAAGCAAAGCAACATATTCAAGAGGATGATCCGATTACGTGGGACATGATTTAG
- a CDS encoding cupin domain-containing protein: MIIMNGQMSKGQNFTSIQVDWANMQKVFLKDTLQLTGMEVSLNRLPPGEGSHFRHKHKQNEELFIIVKGSGQLQVDGKIIDVREGTSIRVAPDGVRAIRNNSSEDLYYICIQAKEGSLTAYTKTDGIITDKTVEW; the protein is encoded by the coding sequence ATGATTATCATGAATGGACAAATGTCGAAAGGACAAAACTTTACGAGTATACAGGTAGATTGGGCAAATATGCAGAAGGTGTTTCTAAAAGACACTCTGCAATTGACTGGAATGGAAGTGTCTCTTAATAGATTGCCACCAGGAGAAGGTTCTCATTTCCGACATAAACACAAACAAAATGAAGAACTCTTTATTATTGTCAAAGGATCCGGACAGTTACAGGTTGACGGTAAAATTATCGATGTTCGTGAAGGAACTTCAATCCGTGTTGCCCCAGATGGAGTACGCGCTATCCGGAATAATTCTTCTGAGGATCTTTACTACATATGTATCCAGGCAAAAGAAGGGTCACTCACTGCGTATACAAAAACAGACGGAATTATTACAGACAAAACAGTTGAGTGGTAG